CCCGGCGTCGCTGCCTTAGCTTAGGCGTCGCGGCGCTTGAGCAGCACCGCCGCGCAGGCCAGCGCTGCCGCGGCCCAGGCGAGTAGCACGAGTAGGCCGGCGGTGGGCGACAGGCTCCCCGCGGCGAGGCGCGTGCTGATCATCGAGACGCCGGCGTTGCTGGGCAGGTACGACAGGACCTGGTGCCAGCTGCTCGGGAGCAGCAGGCCGAGGCCGGGAACGACCATGAGTAGCCCGAACAGGGTGGCCACGCCGCCGGCAGTGCTCCGCAGGATGAAGCCGAGGGCGACGCCGATCACGCCCACCAGCGTGAGGTAGACGGCCACGCCGAGCACGGCCTGCCGGGCGTCCGGGGCAGACAGGGTCGTCCCGTGGGTGCCGAGCAGCGCCTGACCGCCGAGGAAGGCGACCAGCGCGGCAACCAGCATGAGCACGAACGTCACGCCGGCGTAGAGCGCAGTCTTCGCCCACAGGACCGGCAGCCGTCGGGGCACGGCCGTGAGCGTGGCCCGGATCATCCCGGTGGCGTACTCGCCGCTGACAAGGAGTACCCCGAGGACGCCGACCGCGAGCTGTGCCAGGTTGTAGCCGACGAGGCTGCGCTCGACCGGGTTGAACGCCGCCATCTCGTCCGGGCGCAGCGTGGCCCAGTAGTGGGTCGTCACCACCCCGATGATCAAGCCGGCCGCGACGATAGTGCCGATGGCCGCCGCCAGGGTCAGCGTCGTCGAACGCAGCGAGCGCATCTTGATCCACTCGCTGCGAAGGACCCGGGTGAAGGTGACAGGCTGGACGGTGACGCGCATCCCGGTGCTGGGCGACGTGCCCGCGGGTGACTGCCGGGGATCGGTGACGACGGTGGTCATGACGCTCTCCTCATGCTGTGGTCGGTGGCAGTCACGGCGCGGTACTCGATCTCGTCGCGGGTCATCTCCATGAACGCCTCCTCCAGCGAAGCCTGCTTCGGCTCGAGCCGGTGGAGGCGGATGCTCAGGTCGTGCGCGCGGTCGCCGATGTCCGCGGCGGACAGGCCGGTGACCTCGAGGCTGTCGTGCTCGGTCCGGGCGACCGCGATGCCGTCCGCCGCGAGGGCGTCCGCCAGCGCCGTGGCCTGCGGGGACCGGACGACCACCACGTCGCTCGAGGCCTGCGCGATGAGCTCGGCCATGGGCATGTCCGCCATCAGCCGGCCCCGGCCGACGACGATGACGTGGTCGGCGGTCAGGGCCATCTCGCTCATCAGGTGGCTGGAGACGAAGACGGTGTGCCCGACCGCGGCCAGGCTCCGCAGCAGGTCCCTGATCCACCGGATGCCCTCAGGGTCCAGGCCGTTCACCGGTTCGTCCAGGATCAGGGTCTCCGGGTCGGCGAGCAGCGCGGACGCGATCCCCAGGCGCTGTCCCATGCCGAGCGAGAAGCCGCCCGCCCGCTTGTCGGCGACCTCCTGGAGCCCCACCATCTCGATGACGTCCGCGACCCGGTCCCGGGTGATGCCGTGCGTGGCCGCGAGCGCCAGCAGGTGGCTGCGGGCGGACCGGGAGGTGTGGACCGCGCGCGCCTCGAGCAGCGCGCCGACCACCTGGAGCGGCTTGGCGTGCGCACGGTAGGGCTTGCCGCCCACCGTGACGGTGCCTCCGCTCGGTGCGTCGAGGCCGAGGATCATCCGCATCGTCGTCGACTTGCCGGCACCGTTGGGGCCCAGGAACCCGGTGACGATGCCCGGCCGGACGGTGAAGGTCAGGTCGTCGACCGCGGTCTTGTCGCCGTACTTTTTCGTGAGGTTCGTGGCCTCGATCATGGTGGTCGTCCTTCCGGTGCGGGTCGGCCTCGACGGGACTACGCGTCGATCGCGGCGGTGATGGGAGTGGGCTTGAAGCCCTTGAACGTCAGCCACACGCCGAGCGAGAGCTCCCAGGCGGCGACGGGCAGCGTGGCGAGCGCGGACCAGGCGGACAGGGGCTGGTTGTGGCCGAGGGTCGTCGCCAGCGTCGCGCTCATCAGGAAGGGGGCACCGATGAGTCCCAGCGTGGGGATGATGCGCGGGACGAGGCCGGACCGGTACATCAGGTAGCCGAGCAGGACGGCGTTGATCGACGGCATCAGGGTCTGCCCGAGCTGCATCGTCGAGTTG
The DNA window shown above is from Actinomycetes bacterium and carries:
- a CDS encoding ABC transporter permease gives rise to the protein MTTVVTDPRQSPAGTSPSTGMRVTVQPVTFTRVLRSEWIKMRSLRSTTLTLAAAIGTIVAAGLIIGVVTTHYWATLRPDEMAAFNPVERSLVGYNLAQLAVGVLGVLLVSGEYATGMIRATLTAVPRRLPVLWAKTALYAGVTFVLMLVAALVAFLGGQALLGTHGTTLSAPDARQAVLGVAVYLTLVGVIGVALGFILRSTAGGVATLFGLLMVVPGLGLLLPSSWHQVLSYLPSNAGVSMISTRLAAGSLSPTAGLLVLLAWAAAALACAAVLLKRRDA
- a CDS encoding ABC transporter ATP-binding protein; amino-acid sequence: MIEATNLTKKYGDKTAVDDLTFTVRPGIVTGFLGPNGAGKSTTMRMILGLDAPSGGTVTVGGKPYRAHAKPLQVVGALLEARAVHTSRSARSHLLALAATHGITRDRVADVIEMVGLQEVADKRAGGFSLGMGQRLGIASALLADPETLILDEPVNGLDPEGIRWIRDLLRSLAAVGHTVFVSSHLMSEMALTADHVIVVGRGRLMADMPMAELIAQASSDVVVVRSPQATALADALAADGIAVARTEHDSLEVTGLSAADIGDRAHDLSIRLHRLEPKQASLEEAFMEMTRDEIEYRAVTATDHSMRRAS